In a single window of the Pandoraea pulmonicola genome:
- a CDS encoding DNA-3-methyladenine glycosylase I — MERCPWSEGFEQYRLYHDDEWGVPLRDSRALFELLMLEGAQAGLSWATILKKRENYRKAFHNFDPARIAAYGPEDEARLMADVGIVRNRLKVNGVIKGARAYLAMEAAGTRFSDFVWQFVGGEPLQNRWASLAEVPASTAVSDAMSRALKKAGFTFVGSTICYSFMQAAGLVNDHLTACPRHKAVKRLAEAPPMARTPKRRAGAASATIAPDESGSA; from the coding sequence ATGGAACGGTGTCCGTGGAGTGAAGGTTTCGAGCAGTACCGTCTGTATCACGATGACGAGTGGGGCGTGCCGCTGCGCGATTCGCGCGCATTGTTCGAGTTGCTGATGCTTGAAGGGGCGCAGGCGGGGTTGTCCTGGGCGACGATCCTCAAGAAGCGAGAGAACTACCGCAAGGCGTTCCACAACTTCGATCCGGCGCGCATCGCGGCATACGGGCCGGAGGACGAAGCGCGCCTGATGGCGGATGTCGGTATCGTGCGCAATCGTCTGAAGGTCAACGGCGTGATCAAGGGCGCGCGGGCTTACCTGGCGATGGAGGCGGCGGGCACGCGCTTTAGCGACTTCGTCTGGCAATTCGTCGGCGGCGAGCCGTTGCAGAACCGCTGGGCGTCGCTCGCCGAGGTGCCGGCAAGCACGGCGGTCTCCGACGCGATGAGCCGTGCCCTGAAGAAGGCGGGCTTCACGTTCGTGGGGTCGACGATCTGCTACTCGTTCATGCAGGCGGCGGGGCTGGTGAACGACCATCTTACGGCGTGTCCGCGTCACAAGGCGGTGAAACGCCTGGCCGAAGCACCGCCCATGGCGCGGACGCCGAAACGCCGTGCGGGTGCGGCGTCGGCTACAATCGCGCCTGACGAATCAGGATCTGCCTAA
- a CDS encoding ABC transporter ATP-binding protein, whose translation MTQPSATQRAHTDTFIATAREDASRASSWVPPFLTLRDIGLSYGERAILRGVDLSVAPGELVAVLGPSGSGKSTLLRIAAGLLRPGQGAVAIDGAPLTGPRPDVALAFQDPCLLPWLSVERNVAFGLTFARQPALSRETRRARIDAALAEVGLAHAHALHPRQLSGGMAQRVALARCLARQPRALLLDEPFGALDEVTRADMQRLLVTVVRDTGAATVLVTHDIDEALLVSDRIVLLGNQGRTLAQWRVDVPSPRETQVEAMGRLRIEILQALQRAMSRDTAPA comes from the coding sequence ATGACGCAACCCTCGGCGACGCAGCGCGCGCACACCGACACGTTCATTGCCACCGCGCGCGAGGATGCCTCGCGCGCATCGTCATGGGTCCCACCCTTCCTGACCCTGCGCGATATCGGTTTGTCGTATGGCGAACGCGCGATCCTGCGGGGCGTGGATCTTTCTGTCGCACCGGGCGAGCTCGTCGCCGTGCTTGGACCGAGCGGCTCGGGCAAGTCGACGCTGCTCCGCATTGCCGCCGGCTTGCTGCGGCCGGGCCAGGGCGCCGTCGCCATCGACGGCGCACCGCTGACGGGGCCGCGTCCCGACGTGGCGCTGGCGTTTCAGGATCCGTGCCTGCTACCGTGGCTGTCGGTCGAGCGCAACGTGGCGTTCGGTCTGACATTTGCGCGTCAGCCCGCGCTATCGCGCGAGACGCGCCGAGCTCGCATCGATGCCGCGCTCGCCGAAGTGGGCCTGGCACACGCCCATGCCTTGCATCCCCGTCAGCTCTCGGGCGGCATGGCGCAGCGCGTGGCACTCGCCCGCTGCCTCGCACGCCAGCCGCGCGCCCTCCTGCTCGACGAGCCGTTCGGTGCACTCGACGAAGTGACGCGCGCCGACATGCAGCGGTTGCTCGTCACGGTCGTGCGCGACACCGGCGCTGCGACCGTGCTCGTCACGCACGACATCGACGAGGCGTTGCTTGTCTCAGACCGCATTGTGCTGTTGGGCAACCAGGGACGCACGCTGGCCCAATGGCGAGTCGACGTGCCCTCGCCTCGCGAGACGCAGGTCGAAGCGATGGGCAGGTTGCGCATCGAAATTCTGCAGGCGCTGCAGCGCGCGATGTCGCGCGACACCGCGCCGGCCTGA
- a CDS encoding ABC transporter permease: protein MSDIASETVTAAAVAANAAPPAGTAGSIATARPGRRAWLGLAGLATIIAIWWLGIALFTTPGSLAAQFSPSAAVNALPDLVRSEQLSLHVLASLRRIGVGLAWAVVLGVPLGFLIGRIRWLDKALTPSLQFLRMVSPLSWMPIAVMSLGVGDPAVYFLLAFAALWPLVMSTAAGVTHIDRRWVQLGESLAATRWEMLWHVYVPGIAAHVLTGVRLAIGILWIVLVPAEMLGVNAGLGYLILDTRDRLAYSELTAVILVIGVLGFVLDWAARFIYRRFSGAQHDE from the coding sequence TTGTCTGATATCGCGTCCGAAACCGTCACGGCCGCTGCGGTTGCGGCGAACGCCGCGCCGCCGGCAGGCACGGCGGGGAGCATTGCGACCGCGCGTCCCGGCCGTCGCGCATGGCTCGGCCTCGCGGGGCTCGCCACGATCATTGCGATCTGGTGGCTGGGCATCGCGCTTTTCACGACGCCCGGCTCGCTCGCGGCGCAGTTCTCGCCGTCGGCCGCGGTCAATGCCCTGCCCGATCTCGTCCGCAGCGAGCAACTGAGCCTGCATGTGCTGGCCAGTCTGCGCCGGATCGGCGTCGGGCTGGCGTGGGCCGTCGTGCTCGGGGTGCCGCTCGGCTTTCTGATCGGGCGCATTCGCTGGCTCGACAAGGCGCTCACGCCATCGCTGCAGTTCCTGCGCATGGTGTCGCCGCTGTCCTGGATGCCGATTGCCGTGATGTCGCTCGGCGTCGGCGACCCGGCCGTCTATTTCCTGCTCGCGTTCGCCGCGCTGTGGCCGCTCGTGATGAGCACTGCCGCGGGTGTGACGCACATCGACCGGCGCTGGGTGCAACTCGGCGAAAGCCTCGCTGCCACCCGTTGGGAAATGCTCTGGCATGTGTACGTGCCGGGCATCGCCGCCCATGTGCTGACCGGTGTGCGGCTGGCCATCGGCATCCTGTGGATCGTGCTGGTGCCCGCGGAGATGCTCGGCGTCAATGCCGGCCTGGGATATCTGATCCTCGACACGCGCGACCGGCTGGCGTATTCCGAACTGACGGCCGTCATTCTCGTGATCGGTGTCCTGGGCTTCGTGCTCGACTGGGCCGCCCGGTTCATCTACCGCCGTTTCAGCGGCGCACAGCACGACGAGTGA
- a CDS encoding SDR family NAD(P)-dependent oxidoreductase translates to MQDLKGKFVLITGASTGIGAAAAKAFAAQGANVAIHYNRSARQAETVAEAVRAHGVQAMTVAADAADSDAVNTAVAQVLDGFGRIDVLINNAGSLVKRTPFAEVTDAYFDEVLNVNARSVVAFSRAVVPAMRKQGGGAIVNVTSIAARHGGGPGALIYAAAKGFVSTLTRGMAKELMPDRIRVNAVSPGVIMTPFHEQFSTQAQIDAFRQSIPMGRLGEPDECSGAFLYLASETLASYVTGQIIEVNGGQLMV, encoded by the coding sequence ATGCAAGACCTGAAAGGCAAGTTCGTTCTGATCACTGGCGCGAGTACCGGCATTGGCGCGGCCGCGGCGAAAGCCTTCGCGGCGCAGGGAGCGAACGTCGCCATTCATTACAACCGCTCGGCGCGGCAGGCCGAAACGGTGGCCGAAGCCGTGCGCGCACATGGCGTGCAGGCGATGACGGTGGCTGCCGACGCCGCGGATTCGGACGCTGTGAATACCGCCGTCGCCCAGGTGCTCGACGGGTTCGGGCGCATCGACGTGTTGATCAACAATGCGGGTAGCCTCGTCAAACGCACGCCGTTTGCCGAGGTGACGGACGCATACTTCGACGAGGTGCTCAACGTCAATGCGCGTTCGGTCGTCGCGTTCTCGCGTGCGGTCGTACCGGCCATGCGCAAGCAGGGCGGCGGCGCGATCGTCAATGTCACGTCGATTGCCGCGCGTCATGGCGGCGGACCGGGGGCGCTGATCTACGCGGCGGCGAAGGGTTTCGTCAGCACGCTCACGCGCGGCATGGCCAAGGAACTGATGCCGGACCGCATCCGTGTGAATGCCGTGTCGCCGGGCGTGATCATGACGCCGTTTCATGAGCAGTTCAGCACGCAGGCACAGATCGACGCGTTCCGTCAGAGCATTCCGATGGGGCGTCTGGGCGAGCCCGACGAATGTTCGGGCGCGTTCCTGTACCTTGCCTCGGAGACGCTTGCGAGCTATGTGACGGGCCAGATCATCGAGGTCAACGGCGGCCAGTTGATGGTCTGA
- a CDS encoding riboflavin synthase, translating to MFTGIVQGTATLSSIEDRDGMRTLELAFLEGFCDDLTLGASVSVDGVCLTVTQLISPTAASFDVILQSLNVTTLGSFGVGAKVNVERAAKDGAEIGGHPLSGHIDFSTEILSVRTSDTNRLLRIAIPEAFRKYVFAKGYIAINGASLTVSEVNRQEGWFEVWLIPETRRMTTFEDKAAGARVNIEIERSTQVVVDTVREAVQESLGRLQPVLEALLKEKGLSFDDFVAVPRLPTSDEKAGAAATPARKV from the coding sequence ATGTTCACTGGAATTGTTCAAGGCACCGCCACGCTGTCGTCCATCGAAGATCGCGACGGCATGCGCACCCTGGAGCTGGCCTTTCTCGAAGGTTTCTGCGACGACCTCACGCTCGGCGCCAGCGTCTCGGTCGACGGCGTGTGCCTCACGGTCACACAGTTGATCTCGCCCACGGCGGCGTCGTTCGACGTCATCCTCCAGAGCCTGAACGTGACCACGCTCGGCAGTTTCGGCGTGGGAGCGAAGGTCAACGTCGAGCGGGCCGCGAAGGACGGCGCCGAGATTGGCGGCCATCCGCTCTCGGGCCATATCGATTTCTCGACCGAGATCCTGAGCGTTCGCACGTCCGACACGAATCGTTTGCTGCGCATCGCGATTCCCGAGGCATTCCGCAAATACGTGTTCGCCAAGGGATACATCGCGATCAATGGCGCGAGCCTCACCGTTTCCGAAGTCAACCGTCAGGAAGGCTGGTTCGAGGTATGGCTGATTCCGGAAACGCGCCGCATGACGACTTTCGAGGACAAGGCGGCGGGCGCCCGCGTCAACATCGAAATCGAACGCAGCACACAGGTTGTTGTCGACACGGTGCGCGAAGCCGTGCAGGAAAGCCTGGGCCGTCTGCAGCCGGTGCTCGAAGCGCTGCTCAAGGAGAAAGGCCTTTCGTTCGACGACTTCGTCGCCGTGCCGCGGTTGCCGACGAGCGACGAGAAGGCCGGCGCCGCGGCAACGCCGGCCAGGAAAGTCTGA
- a CDS encoding calcium:proton antiporter: protein MSSSKTAKLGHWTMYMPIVALIVLGIAGLLPYGAALALCAAALAGAVFSAVHHAETVAHKVGEPFGTLVLAVAVTIIEVALIVSVMLSGGPDKAGLARDTVFAAIMIVSTGIVGLCLLFGGVRHHTQGFTVEGASAALAVLCALSVLTLVLPNYTSSVLGPGLTASQLAFEGMISLVLYMVFVFVQTVSHRDYFLAKAAGEEVHVPPPSRRTAVLSLGLLIVALLAVVGLAKKLSPAVESAVAEAGAPKAVVGIVIAALVLLPEGLAALRAARANKLQTSLNLALGSALASIGLTIPTVAAVSLLLDQQIELGLAPKEMVLLAVTLIVGVITLGTGRTTVLQGAVHLVLFATFLFLAIVP, encoded by the coding sequence ATGTCCTCCTCAAAGACCGCCAAGCTGGGCCACTGGACCATGTACATGCCGATCGTGGCGCTCATCGTGCTCGGCATCGCCGGGCTCCTGCCATACGGTGCGGCCCTCGCGCTGTGTGCCGCCGCACTCGCCGGCGCCGTGTTCTCCGCCGTGCACCATGCGGAAACCGTCGCGCACAAGGTCGGGGAGCCGTTCGGCACGCTCGTGCTGGCCGTGGCCGTGACCATTATCGAAGTGGCGCTGATCGTATCGGTCATGCTCTCGGGGGGGCCCGACAAGGCCGGGCTGGCGCGCGACACGGTCTTCGCGGCCATCATGATCGTCTCGACGGGCATCGTCGGCCTGTGCCTGCTCTTCGGCGGCGTGCGGCATCACACACAGGGTTTCACGGTCGAAGGCGCCAGTGCCGCGCTCGCCGTGCTGTGTGCGTTGTCGGTCCTCACGCTGGTGCTGCCGAACTACACGAGCTCGGTGCTCGGCCCGGGTCTCACGGCCTCGCAACTGGCCTTCGAGGGTATGATTTCGCTCGTGCTGTACATGGTGTTCGTATTCGTGCAGACGGTGAGCCACCGCGACTACTTTCTTGCGAAGGCGGCGGGCGAGGAGGTGCATGTCCCGCCGCCTTCGCGCCGCACGGCGGTGTTGAGCCTTGGGCTGCTGATCGTCGCGCTGCTGGCCGTCGTCGGCCTCGCGAAAAAGCTCTCGCCCGCGGTGGAGAGCGCCGTCGCCGAGGCGGGTGCGCCGAAAGCCGTGGTGGGGATCGTGATTGCCGCGCTGGTGTTGCTGCCGGAAGGGCTCGCGGCGCTGCGCGCGGCGCGCGCCAACAAGCTTCAGACGAGTCTGAATCTGGCGCTCGGCTCAGCGCTGGCGAGTATCGGCTTGACGATTCCGACGGTGGCCGCCGTGTCGCTGTTGCTCGACCAGCAAATCGAACTCGGCCTGGCGCCGAAGGAGATGGTGCTGCTGGCGGTCACGCTGATCGTGGGGGTGATCACGCTGGGCACCGGGCGCACCACGGTGCTGCAAGGCGCCGTCCACCTGGTGCTGTTCGCAACGTTCCTGTTCCTCGCCATCGTCCCCTGA
- a CDS encoding FadR/GntR family transcriptional regulator: MSFEPIVQVSVSEQVAQRLLTMIRTGLLKPGQQLLPERDLASMLGVGRPAVREAIRGLALLGLLRIRQGEGTFVGSLETRELLEPLEMVIELNAGTLEALFDARLVIEPGVTALAATRLSEADIARLRSLVDDEQALLGDPDTFATVDMAFHETIVDACENPFLQSIANSLYLLGKKSRGVTSRVDGVLERSLEDHRRIVAALEARDPERAAQAMHRHLCRVRDAYAASAGAEADRNAVA, from the coding sequence ATGTCCTTCGAACCCATCGTGCAGGTTTCCGTCTCCGAGCAGGTCGCGCAGCGTCTGCTCACGATGATTCGTACCGGGCTGCTCAAGCCGGGTCAGCAGTTGCTGCCGGAGCGCGATCTCGCGAGCATGCTCGGCGTTGGTCGTCCGGCGGTGCGCGAGGCGATCCGGGGGCTGGCGCTGCTCGGCCTACTGCGCATCCGGCAGGGGGAGGGCACGTTCGTCGGCTCGCTCGAAACGCGCGAACTGCTCGAGCCGCTCGAAATGGTCATCGAACTCAATGCGGGCACGCTCGAAGCCCTGTTCGACGCGCGTCTCGTGATCGAGCCCGGCGTGACGGCGCTGGCGGCGACCCGCTTGAGCGAGGCGGACATTGCGCGCCTGCGTTCCCTCGTCGACGACGAGCAGGCATTGCTTGGCGATCCGGACACGTTTGCCACCGTCGACATGGCCTTTCACGAAACGATCGTCGACGCCTGCGAGAACCCGTTTCTGCAGAGCATCGCGAACAGTCTCTATCTGCTCGGCAAAAAGAGCCGCGGTGTGACGTCCCGCGTCGACGGCGTGCTCGAGCGCAGCCTGGAAGACCATCGCCGCATCGTGGCGGCGCTGGAGGCGCGCGACCCGGAACGCGCGGCGCAGGCCATGCATCGACACCTTTGCCGCGTGCGCGACGCCTATGCGGCATCGGCCGGTGCCGAGGCCGATCGCAATGCCGTGGCGTGA
- a CDS encoding 23S rRNA (adenine(2030)-N(6))-methyltransferase RlmJ gives MFSYRHAFHAGNHADVLKHFIAVECIDYMRQKDTAFWYIDTHAGAGGYALDGKWADKTGEYETGIGRLWTRNDLPPALADYVALVREFNPDGKLSYYPGSPYFALQLLGDRDRLRLFEAHPTEQEVLRENFEAQGRAVARRTMIFGADGFAGLKTILPPASRRAFTLIDPSYEDKRDYTRTTQTVQEGLDRFPTGMYAVWYPLVQRREAAQLPERMKRLTINGQPIKNWVHAALTVCNPVPGGMGLHGSGMFIVNPPYRLQDTLKTTLPYLVETLGQDKGAQFLLEGKQA, from the coding sequence ATGTTCAGCTACCGCCACGCCTTTCACGCCGGCAACCATGCCGACGTACTGAAACACTTCATCGCCGTCGAATGCATCGATTACATGCGCCAGAAAGATACGGCGTTCTGGTATATCGACACGCATGCGGGCGCAGGCGGCTACGCGCTCGATGGCAAATGGGCCGACAAGACGGGCGAGTACGAGACCGGCATCGGCCGGCTGTGGACGCGCAACGACCTGCCGCCCGCGCTCGCCGACTATGTCGCGCTCGTGCGCGAGTTCAACCCCGACGGCAAACTGAGCTACTACCCCGGCTCGCCTTACTTCGCCCTGCAGTTGCTCGGTGACCGTGACCGCTTGCGTTTGTTCGAGGCGCATCCGACGGAGCAGGAGGTGTTGCGCGAGAACTTCGAGGCCCAAGGTCGGGCCGTCGCACGGCGCACGATGATTTTCGGTGCCGACGGCTTCGCCGGACTCAAGACGATTCTGCCGCCCGCGTCGCGTCGCGCTTTCACGCTGATCGACCCGTCGTACGAAGACAAGCGCGACTACACGCGCACAACGCAGACCGTGCAGGAAGGGCTCGATCGCTTCCCGACCGGGATGTACGCCGTGTGGTATCCGCTGGTGCAGCGCCGTGAAGCGGCGCAACTGCCCGAGCGCATGAAGCGGCTCACGATCAACGGGCAGCCGATCAAGAACTGGGTCCACGCGGCGTTGACGGTATGCAATCCGGTGCCGGGAGGCATGGGGCTGCATGGGAGCGGCATGTTTATCGTGAACCCGCCGTATAGGCTGCAGGACACTCTCAAGACCACCTTGCCTTACCTCGTCGAGACACTGGGGCAGGACAAGGGCGCGCAATTCCTGCTCGAAGGCAAGCAGGCCTGA
- a CDS encoding pseudouridine synthase yields the protein MPDGERIIELERLLQSQGFGSRKMCRKLIASGAFAIDGVVHDNPRESIDPTGLQFTLDGEPWEYREHVYVLLNKPAGYECSTSPTHHEGVHSLLPLPLAVRGVQPAGRLDQDTTGMLLLSDDGPFLHAMMSPRRHVPKRYLATTKHPVTPEMLQALRDGVMLRDETEPLAATDVESPSSHEIALTITQGKYHQVKRMVAAAGNRVEGLVRTAIGGLPMGNLALGEWRYLSPEELLSLPYEAPATQK from the coding sequence ATGCCAGACGGAGAACGGATCATCGAGCTAGAACGTTTACTGCAATCGCAGGGCTTCGGCAGTCGCAAGATGTGCCGCAAGCTCATTGCCAGCGGCGCTTTCGCCATCGACGGCGTGGTGCACGACAATCCACGCGAATCGATCGATCCCACGGGGCTGCAATTCACGCTCGACGGCGAACCGTGGGAGTACCGCGAGCACGTCTACGTGCTGCTCAACAAGCCTGCCGGCTATGAATGCTCCACGAGCCCGACCCATCACGAGGGCGTCCATTCCCTGCTGCCGCTGCCACTGGCGGTGCGCGGTGTGCAACCGGCCGGCCGTCTCGATCAGGACACTACCGGCATGCTCCTGCTCTCCGACGACGGCCCGTTTCTGCACGCCATGATGTCGCCGCGCCGGCACGTACCCAAGCGCTACCTGGCGACGACGAAGCATCCCGTCACGCCGGAGATGCTGCAAGCGCTGCGCGACGGCGTCATGCTGCGCGACGAGACCGAGCCGCTCGCTGCCACCGACGTGGAGAGCCCGTCGTCGCATGAGATCGCATTGACGATCACCCAAGGCAAATACCATCAGGTCAAGCGCATGGTCGCGGCCGCGGGTAATCGGGTGGAAGGGTTGGTCAGAACCGCCATCGGCGGGCTGCCGATGGGCAATCTTGCATTGGGCGAGTGGCGCTACCTGTCGCCGGAAGAACTGCTGTCGCTCCCGTACGAAGCACCTGCGACACAGAAATGA
- a CDS encoding SDR family oxidoreductase: protein MTGRLAGKTAVITAAAQGIGRASAEAYLREGARVVATDLNARTLAQLDEHPNLLRRPLDVTDGAAVIALADELGAVDVLFNCAGFVHHGSILECDEAAWDFSFDLNVKSMYRVTRAFLPAMLAAGGGAIINMSSAASSVKGVANRCAYGASKAAVIGLTKSIAADFVARGIRCNAICPGTVESPSLRERIATQADAAGSSLAAVREQFVARQPMGRVGTPGEIAALAVYLGSDESAFTTGAIHVIDGGWSN from the coding sequence ATGACTGGCCGGCTGGCAGGCAAGACCGCCGTCATTACTGCGGCGGCGCAGGGCATCGGGCGCGCGAGCGCCGAAGCCTATCTGCGCGAAGGGGCGCGCGTCGTCGCGACCGACCTCAATGCGCGGACACTCGCGCAACTCGACGAGCATCCCAATCTGCTGCGGCGTCCGCTCGACGTGACCGACGGGGCGGCCGTGATCGCGCTGGCCGACGAACTCGGCGCCGTCGACGTGCTGTTCAACTGTGCGGGGTTCGTGCATCACGGCTCGATTCTCGAGTGCGACGAAGCCGCCTGGGACTTTTCGTTCGATCTGAACGTGAAGAGCATGTATCGCGTTACACGCGCATTTCTTCCCGCCATGCTCGCGGCCGGAGGCGGCGCGATCATCAACATGTCGTCGGCGGCGTCCAGCGTGAAAGGTGTGGCCAATCGCTGCGCCTACGGCGCCAGCAAAGCAGCGGTGATTGGATTGACGAAATCCATCGCGGCCGACTTCGTGGCGCGGGGCATTCGCTGCAATGCGATTTGCCCGGGCACTGTGGAATCGCCGTCGCTGCGCGAGCGCATCGCCACGCAAGCCGATGCCGCGGGGAGCAGTCTGGCCGCCGTGCGCGAACAATTCGTCGCGCGTCAGCCGATGGGGCGCGTGGGAACGCCCGGCGAAATTGCCGCGTTGGCCGTCTATCTGGGGTCGGACGAATCCGCCTTCACGACCGGCGCCATTCATGTGATCGATGGCGGCTGGTCCAACTGA
- a CDS encoding fumarylacetoacetate hydrolase family protein — protein sequence MKLLRYGPKGQEKPGLLDAAGQVRDLSNVLVDITPETLSPQGLAALGALDVNALPRVASPGRLGVPFSGLGKFLAVGLNYSDHAAEAGLAVPTEPVLFTKWENCLTGPNDPVVLPKDSVKGDWEVELGFVIGTTARYVSLDRALDHVAGYCIVNDVSEREYQIERGGTWDKGKGFDTFGPVGPWLVTTDEIRDPQKLGMWLDVNGTRRQTGNTSTMIFSVAYLVHYLSQFTTLKPGDLVTTGTPPGVGMGHKPPVFLKPGDVMRLGIDGLGEQTQTVHAYDARWLD from the coding sequence TTGAAACTGCTGCGTTACGGCCCGAAGGGCCAGGAAAAGCCGGGACTGCTGGATGCCGCCGGTCAGGTGCGCGATCTGTCCAACGTACTCGTCGACATCACACCGGAGACACTAAGCCCGCAGGGGCTGGCGGCGCTCGGTGCGCTCGACGTGAACGCACTGCCACGGGTGGCGTCGCCGGGACGTCTGGGCGTGCCGTTCTCGGGCCTGGGCAAGTTTCTCGCCGTCGGCCTGAACTACAGCGATCATGCTGCCGAGGCCGGCCTGGCCGTGCCCACGGAACCGGTGCTGTTCACCAAGTGGGAAAACTGCCTGACCGGCCCGAATGACCCGGTGGTGCTGCCCAAGGATTCCGTCAAAGGGGATTGGGAAGTGGAACTGGGTTTCGTCATCGGTACCACGGCTCGCTATGTGTCGCTCGATCGGGCGCTCGACCACGTCGCGGGCTATTGCATCGTGAACGACGTGTCCGAGCGCGAATACCAGATCGAGCGTGGCGGCACCTGGGACAAGGGCAAGGGGTTCGATACGTTCGGTCCCGTGGGGCCGTGGCTCGTCACGACCGACGAGATCCGCGATCCGCAGAAGCTCGGCATGTGGCTCGACGTGAACGGAACGCGCCGTCAGACGGGCAACACGTCGACGATGATTTTCAGCGTCGCCTATCTTGTGCACTACCTGAGTCAGTTCACCACGCTCAAGCCGGGGGATCTTGTGACGACCGGCACGCCGCCGGGCGTGGGCATGGGCCACAAGCCGCCGGTCTTCCTCAAGCCGGGAGACGTCATGCGCCTCGGTATCGACGGTCTGGGCGAACAGACGCAGACCGTGCACGCCTACGACGCACGCTGGCTCGACTGA
- a CDS encoding ABC transporter substrate-binding protein yields the protein MCQISRREWLKLASMMTVAGAAPLLASAAARAAAEPDAPLRIGYLPITDATPLLVAHNNGYFEQAGIKAEKPTLLRSWAQLIEAFLSGQVNVVHLLSPMTVWARYGSQAQAKVVAWNHVNGSAITVANDIDKVSDLGGKTVAVPFWYSIHNVVLQALLAANGLTPVLKKSGAPAANEVNLIVMAPSDMPPALAAKQIAGYIVAEPFNAAAENLKVGKVLRFTGDVWKNHACCVVTMHERDLTSRPAWSQKVVDAIVKAQAWTRAHPEDAARLLSKEGENRYTPHPFQVLQRVLAPAAAEQGRYLADKAIVHADWHEKRIDFQPYPYPSYTEALVCHMQKTQVEGSAQFLAKLDPAFVARDLVDDRFVKKAIAAVGGMKAFGLPDGFTRQETIVV from the coding sequence ATGTGCCAAATTTCCCGCCGTGAATGGCTCAAGCTTGCTTCGATGATGACGGTTGCCGGCGCCGCGCCGCTGCTGGCCTCGGCCGCCGCACGCGCCGCGGCCGAGCCGGACGCGCCGCTGCGCATCGGCTACCTGCCGATCACCGACGCGACACCGTTGCTCGTCGCACATAACAACGGGTATTTCGAGCAGGCCGGCATCAAGGCCGAAAAGCCGACGCTCCTGCGAAGCTGGGCCCAGTTGATCGAGGCGTTCCTCTCGGGACAGGTCAACGTCGTCCACCTGCTCTCGCCGATGACGGTCTGGGCGCGCTACGGCAGTCAGGCGCAAGCCAAGGTCGTGGCGTGGAACCACGTCAACGGCAGCGCCATCACCGTGGCGAACGACATCGACAAGGTGAGCGATCTCGGTGGCAAGACCGTCGCCGTGCCGTTCTGGTATTCGATCCATAACGTGGTACTGCAAGCGCTGCTGGCCGCCAATGGCCTTACGCCGGTGCTCAAGAAGAGCGGCGCACCGGCGGCCAACGAAGTCAACCTGATCGTGATGGCGCCGTCGGATATGCCGCCCGCGCTCGCCGCGAAGCAAATCGCGGGCTACATCGTGGCAGAGCCGTTCAACGCGGCGGCCGAGAACCTGAAGGTCGGCAAGGTGCTGCGATTCACCGGCGACGTGTGGAAGAACCATGCGTGCTGCGTCGTCACCATGCACGAGCGCGATCTGACGTCGCGCCCGGCATGGTCGCAGAAGGTCGTCGATGCCATCGTCAAGGCGCAGGCATGGACGCGCGCCCATCCGGAAGACGCCGCCCGTCTGCTATCGAAGGAAGGCGAGAATCGCTACACACCGCACCCGTTCCAGGTATTGCAGCGCGTGCTCGCGCCGGCCGCGGCCGAACAGGGGCGCTATCTGGCCGACAAAGCGATCGTGCACGCCGACTGGCACGAAAAGCGCATCGACTTCCAACCCTACCCCTATCCGAGCTACACCGAAGCGCTGGTGTGCCACATGCAGAAGACGCAAGTCGAGGGCAGCGCGCAATTCCTTGCCAAACTGGATCCGGCCTTCGTTGCCCGCGATCTCGTGGACGATCGGTTCGTGAAAAAAGCCATTGCCGCCGTGGGCGGCATGAAAGCGTTCGGTCTGCCTGACGGCTTTACCCGGCAGGAGACGATCGTTGTCTGA